AACGTCCTGACGCGCAGCGGCATCGTCCGCAGCGACCTGCGCACCAGCGTGAGCACCGGCACGACCGCCGCCGGAATTCCCCTGACCGTGATACTGAAACTCGTGAATACCAACGCCAGTTGCGCGTCACTCAGCGGCTACGCCGTGTACCTGTGGCACTGCACCCAGAACGGCGAATACTCGATGTACTCCTCGGCCGTGGTGGGCGAGGACTACCTGCGCGGCGTGCAGGAAAGCGGCTCGGACGGCACCGTGACCTTCCAGACGATCTTCCCCGCGTGCTACTCGGGCCGCTGGCCGCACATTCACTTCGAGATCTACCCCACGCTGGCCTCGGCCACCAGCGCCGCCAGCAAGATCCAGACCTCGCAGCTCGCGCTGCCGAAGGCCACCCGTGACGCCGTGTATGCCACCAGCGGCTATTCCAGCAGCGTCAC
The Deinococcus sp. KSM4-11 DNA segment above includes these coding regions:
- a CDS encoding intradiol ring-cleavage dioxygenase, giving the protein MTIIPPYPADDHDHHDDLNDLGLQADQAMLARSTLDRRRVLALGLLGIGLLVGCGTSATPAGTGTTGTGDCPAVIPTETAGPYPADGSAASGQSVNVLTRSGIVRSDLRTSVSTGTTAAGIPLTVILKLVNTNASCASLSGYAVYLWHCTQNGEYSMYSSAVVGEDYLRGVQESGSDGTVTFQTIFPACYSGRWPHIHFEIYPTLASATSAASKIQTSQLALPKATRDAVYATSGYSSSVTNLSRITLATDNVFSDGVSTQTPTMTGSTSAGYTANLTVGLAR